The following proteins come from a genomic window of Candidatus Dependentiae bacterium:
- a CDS encoding branched-chain amino acid transport system II carrier protein, whose amino-acid sequence MKRFLQSHTLSTGLAIFSMFFGAGNLMYPILVGIQSGTQNIFGMAGFLLTAVCLPLAGLVGMILFDENYKLFFNRLGDIAGSIVIAISLIIIGPLVAIPRIATLSHTMIAPFIPIQFLQQDTTLSSFIFAVLFFALTFSCTYKKSRVVDLLGYVISPLLLLSLVTIIVKGIWFANVSLETDISPIEAFASNIIRGYETLDLLGAIFFSYVALTILKKSYNDEVNTQHKRAIMGLKAGGIGLSLLAAIYIGLSYLGVHFGPLLPAKFHAGEIFREISFIVLGSHGAIIISLAVLMACLSTSIALCTVFSEYLQHDIFKGKISYIQALFLTFILCLPLSTFGLGKVLELTGGPITFIGYPVLITLTMCNISYKLFGFKPIKVPVIATLFIATTAYYWQLFTPYFS is encoded by the coding sequence ATGAAACGGTTTTTGCAATCACACACACTTTCTACAGGTCTAGCTATTTTTTCTATGTTTTTTGGTGCAGGAAACTTAATGTATCCAATTTTGGTTGGTATACAATCTGGAACTCAAAATATTTTTGGTATGGCTGGCTTTTTACTTACCGCCGTTTGCTTACCACTAGCAGGCTTAGTCGGTATGATCCTTTTTGACGAAAATTATAAATTATTTTTTAACAGACTTGGTGACATAGCAGGTAGCATTGTTATTGCAATTTCATTAATTATAATTGGTCCACTCGTGGCGATACCACGAATCGCAACGCTATCACATACTATGATTGCACCATTTATACCTATTCAATTTTTGCAGCAAGATACCACGCTTTCTTCTTTTATTTTTGCTGTTTTATTTTTTGCACTTACTTTTTCATGCACGTACAAAAAAAGCCGCGTTGTAGATTTACTCGGATATGTTATTAGCCCACTCCTTTTACTATCTTTAGTTACTATCATTGTTAAGGGAATATGGTTTGCAAACGTTTCACTGGAGACTGACATCTCCCCAATTGAAGCGTTTGCATCAAATATAATACGAGGATATGAAACACTTGATTTGCTTGGAGCTATTTTCTTTTCTTATGTTGCACTCACCATACTGAAAAAATCTTACAATGATGAAGTAAACACACAGCATAAGCGTGCAATAATGGGGCTAAAAGCTGGTGGCATTGGCTTAAGCCTGCTTGCCGCCATTTATATTGGCTTAAGCTATCTAGGCGTTCATTTTGGCCCACTACTCCCAGCAAAATTTCACGCTGGAGAAATTTTTAGAGAAATTTCTTTTATTGTACTTGGTTCACACGGTGCAATTATTATTTCACTTGCGGTACTCATGGCGTGTTTGTCAACATCAATTGCGCTATGCACTGTATTTAGTGAATATTTGCAACATGATATCTTTAAAGGAAAAATCAGTTACATTCAAGCACTATTTTTAACTTTCATATTATGCTTACCACTCTCTACATTTGGATTGGGAAAAGTATTAGAACTAACCGGAGGTCCTATAACGTTTATTGGTTACCCTGTTTTGATTACACTTACCATGTGTAATATCTCCTATAAACTATTTGGTTTTAAGCCAATTAAAGTACCAGTTATAGCAACACTTTTTATTGCAACAACTGCATATTATTGGCAACTTTTTACACCATATTTTAGTTAA
- a CDS encoding YbhB/YbcL family Raf kinase inhibitor-like protein produces the protein MGTRELRVTSTAFKEGGSIPQEYTCHGEDISPPLQWENEPEETKSFALICEDPDAPNGMWLHWTVYNIPKDVKNFSAKMDINKIGAQQGFNSWKRADYGGPCPPTGSHRYYFRVYALDTFLNVKEKMTRDRFYNEVKKHTLAEGQLMGRYHKRNKVNK, from the coding sequence ATGGGTACAAGAGAGTTACGTGTTACCAGTACCGCTTTTAAAGAAGGTGGCAGTATACCCCAAGAGTACACATGTCATGGTGAAGATATTTCACCACCACTACAGTGGGAAAATGAACCGGAAGAGACAAAAAGTTTTGCATTGATTTGCGAAGACCCCGATGCACCAAATGGCATGTGGTTACATTGGACAGTATATAACATACCAAAAGATGTGAAAAATTTTTCTGCAAAAATGGATATAAATAAAATTGGTGCTCAGCAGGGTTTTAACAGCTGGAAACGTGCTGACTATGGTGGGCCGTGTCCGCCAACAGGTTCTCATCGTTATTATTTCAGGGTATACGCATTAGACACTTTTCTTAACGTTAAAGAAAAAATGACAAGAGACAGATTCTACAATGAAGTAAAAAAGCATACTCTGGCCGAAGGTCAATTGATGGGTAGATATCACAAACGTAACAAAGTTAATAAATGA